In Laspinema palackyanum D2c, a genomic segment contains:
- a CDS encoding AI-2E family transporter, which produces MSPSRIKISLTTLLLIFTLGLLVILLWQLRSLLITLMVSVVLAASISPVVNWAEKWHIPRWIATIITYLTLIGGLTGVVLLIGPTALDQIQRLIRQLPSYLETLRLIAEDLAARLIDTPPEFVRQFFDTQSVTTWGIRSTQQLVLRSYGLTRGLLGGVVTLILSIFISGYMVADSHSLIKSLVQLFPKPWDERLETQVMPISERMGGYIRGRVLVSALLAVATSVGLSALGLGEFALGLGAIAGVTNLIPFLGPILGAIPALIVAVSQGGWLFLSVLILFVVIQNVETYVLDPLLVGSSVGVHPLYQLLSVIGGVQVLGIVGALIVPPWVAGGAALVENLYLKPKLRAEAGGMGEAIAPNSTDGESSLVQHPTSSV; this is translated from the coding sequence ATGTCCCCCTCGCGGATTAAAATTTCTCTAACAACCCTGTTGCTGATTTTCACCCTAGGTTTACTGGTGATATTGCTGTGGCAACTGCGGAGTTTGCTGATTACTCTGATGGTCTCGGTTGTCCTCGCTGCTTCCATTTCTCCCGTGGTGAATTGGGCGGAAAAATGGCATATTCCCCGCTGGATTGCCACCATTATTACTTACCTTACCCTGATTGGGGGGTTAACTGGGGTGGTCTTATTAATTGGACCGACAGCCTTGGATCAAATTCAGCGGTTAATTCGTCAGCTTCCCTCTTATTTGGAAACATTGCGCCTGATTGCAGAAGATTTGGCGGCTAGACTGATTGATACACCACCAGAGTTTGTGCGCCAGTTCTTTGATACCCAGTCTGTAACCACTTGGGGAATTCGCTCAACTCAACAACTGGTCCTCCGGTCTTATGGATTAACCCGAGGGTTGCTTGGCGGTGTGGTGACCCTAATTTTATCTATTTTTATTTCCGGTTATATGGTGGCGGATAGTCACAGTTTAATTAAGAGTTTGGTTCAGCTATTTCCAAAACCTTGGGATGAGCGTTTGGAGACTCAGGTGATGCCGATTAGTGAGCGGATGGGGGGATATATTCGGGGTCGAGTGCTGGTTTCGGCTCTGTTAGCTGTAGCAACGAGCGTGGGATTGAGTGCTTTAGGATTAGGGGAGTTTGCTTTGGGTTTGGGGGCGATCGCCGGAGTGACCAATTTAATTCCCTTTTTAGGGCCGATTTTGGGAGCCATTCCGGCGCTGATTGTGGCGGTGTCTCAAGGCGGATGGCTGTTTTTGTCGGTGTTAATTTTATTTGTGGTCATCCAGAATGTGGAGACTTATGTTTTGGATCCGTTGTTAGTCGGGTCTTCCGTTGGGGTGCATCCCCTTTATCAGTTACTTTCGGTGATTGGTGGGGTTCAAGTGTTGGGAATTGTCGGTGCCTTAATCGTTCCGCCTTGGGTTGCGGGGGGTGCAGCCTTAGTGGAAAATTTATATTTAAAACCGAAACTGAGGGCAGAAGCAGGGGGGATGGGGGAGGCGATCGCCCCGAATTCGACGGATGGGGAGTCGAGTTTGGTACAGCATCCTACTTCCTCAGTCTAA